A stretch of the Desulfobacter sp. genome encodes the following:
- a CDS encoding ribonuclease J, which produces MLKIIPLGGLGEIGLNMMVVEYGDVMFIIDAGLMFPEDYMLGVDIVIPAMDYLRENRDKIEGIILTHAHEDHIGALPYLLREIRLPVYGTPFTLEIVRNKLVEFELNTYIDLNLVHPGEVLSIEPFEIEFIRVSHSTIDGVGLAITTPEGVVVHTGDFRISHSADKMKNTDISSFARFGEQGVLALMSDSTNVEVEGYTMSEQEVAKNLGKLIAVAPGRVLVALFASNVFRIQQVIDIARRNNRKVIFNGRTMEQITSVAIRLGYITCPPGLIVDIKQIHKLPAQEVVIITTGSQGEPMSALARMASGMHKHINIRQGDTVILSSKYIPGNEKAIANIINKLYRRGAEVVYSKIAQIHASGHAHQEELKLMINLTKPEYFIPIHGEYRHLVVHARLAEKLGLDRDNVIVAEDGLVIAFDQEKGGRIDGKVTTGRVLVDGKGIGDVGRSVLKERRELSEGGLVVVTMIIDEETGGVLYGPELVSKGFVFDSATGYLVDDAQCVILEIVEEIEAGLESRVELIRKKLQRALKQFFAFAINRRPLIVPIIIEV; this is translated from the coding sequence ATGCTTAAGATTATACCCTTGGGGGGCCTGGGTGAAATCGGCCTGAACATGATGGTGGTGGAATACGGTGATGTTATGTTCATCATTGACGCAGGTCTCATGTTTCCCGAAGATTATATGCTGGGTGTGGATATTGTCATTCCTGCCATGGATTATTTAAGGGAAAACCGGGACAAAATTGAGGGCATCATCCTCACCCACGCCCACGAAGATCATATCGGGGCATTGCCCTATCTTCTCCGGGAGATCCGTCTGCCGGTTTACGGCACCCCCTTTACCCTGGAAATTGTCAGAAATAAACTTGTGGAGTTTGAACTCAATACCTATATTGACCTGAATCTGGTCCATCCGGGTGAAGTGTTGTCCATTGAGCCCTTTGAAATTGAATTTATACGGGTGAGTCATTCGACCATTGACGGGGTGGGCCTGGCCATTACCACCCCTGAAGGGGTGGTGGTCCATACCGGAGATTTCAGGATTTCCCATTCTGCCGACAAGATGAAAAATACGGATATTTCAAGCTTTGCAAGGTTTGGAGAGCAGGGGGTCCTGGCCCTGATGTCCGATTCCACCAATGTTGAGGTGGAAGGGTATACCATGTCCGAGCAGGAGGTGGCCAAAAATCTGGGCAAATTGATTGCAGTCGCCCCGGGCAGGGTGCTTGTGGCCCTTTTTGCTTCAAATGTATTTCGTATCCAGCAGGTGATTGACATTGCAAGGCGCAATAACCGTAAAGTCATCTTTAACGGGCGAACCATGGAGCAGATTACCTCTGTTGCCATTCGCCTGGGGTATATTACCTGTCCGCCAGGCTTGATTGTGGATATCAAACAGATCCACAAACTGCCGGCCCAAGAGGTGGTGATCATTACCACGGGCAGCCAGGGAGAGCCCATGTCTGCCCTGGCCCGGATGGCTTCAGGCATGCACAAGCACATTAATATCCGCCAAGGGGATACGGTCATCCTTTCGTCCAAATACATCCCGGGCAATGAAAAGGCCATTGCCAATATTATTAACAAGCTTTACCGCAGGGGGGCTGAAGTGGTCTATTCAAAGATCGCTCAGATCCATGCCTCTGGTCATGCACACCAGGAAGAGCTCAAGCTCATGATCAATTTGACCAAGCCTGAATATTTTATTCCCATCCACGGAGAGTACCGGCATCTGGTCGTCCATGCAAGACTTGCCGAAAAGCTGGGCCTGGACAGGGATAATGTGATTGTGGCCGAGGACGGGCTGGTGATTGCCTTTGATCAGGAGAAGGGCGGCCGTATCGACGGCAAAGTCACAACAGGAAGGGTTCTTGTGGACGGCAAGGGCATCGGCGATGTGGGACGGTCCGTATTAAAAGAGCGCAGGGAGCTTTCAGAAGGCGGCCTTGTGGTGGTCACCATGATCATTGACGAAGAAACAGGGGGCGTTCTCTACGGGCCCGAACTGGTTTCCAAGGGGTTTGTCTTTGATTCGGCAACCGGATACCTGGTGGATGACGCCCAATGTGTGATTCTTGAAATTGTAGAGGAAATCGAGGCTGGTTTGGAGTCCAGAGTGGAATTGATCCGCAAAAAACTCCAGCGGGCCTTAAAGCAGTTCTTTGCCTTTGCCATCAACCGCAGACCCTTGATCGTACCCATTATTATTGAAGTATGA
- a CDS encoding DNA translocase FtsK 4TM domain-containing protein — MKKELYGISLFFFIILTAVSLFSFHGADPCVGNHFYTVPDKVHNLFGLVGAHVAGFFVYFFGIGALWIPLVLSLLGLWYLKEKSLKVVWLTLGGGLILMVATGAIFYLFKDAYHFSNTLIPAGGILGQGLTAFLLKYANITGCVIILSFFVVIGFTLATGISIKTIGLVLRKQTVSFGQTIYRDLIEGWEYAKKRAARFKAARKEARLERAEKIEKMAALPREIEIEPEPESHPQKMPVVVVQPPGTESESLDLDALFAPNIVEVETDEKEYTPDPLIQDIREQPDFILPKLSFLDEKPKIRRQIDAQGLQDKARILEGKLKDFNVRGEVAEILPGPVITTFEYKPAPGIKLSKIVGLSDDLALALSAISIRIVAPIPGRDVVGIEIPNEQREQVNLREMVSSKEFVRSSSLLTLGLGKDLLGQPVATTMDKMPHLLIAGATGTGKSVGLNSMIISLLYKATPDEVKLIMVDPKRIELSVYNDIPHLITPVVTDMKKATNALFWAVKEMERRYELLELSGLRNIVQYNEMVKEQGDLASGTQDAEAQPLEILSYIVVIVDELGDLMMVASKDVEYALTRLAQMARAAGIHLIIATQRPSADVLTGTIKANFPTRISFQVSSKIDGRIIIDQGGAESLLGNGDMLFCPPGTGKLMRIQGAYISEKEIGRITGFLKGQRKPDYNEEVVQGETSDDEKSFDDADYDAKYDEAVALVTKDRQASISYVQRRLRIGYNRAARLIEIMEHEGIVGPQMGSKPREILVKSYDHEQN; from the coding sequence ATGAAAAAAGAATTATACGGCATTTCACTTTTCTTTTTTATCATCCTGACGGCAGTCAGCCTTTTTTCATTCCATGGGGCAGACCCCTGCGTGGGGAACCATTTTTATACTGTACCGGACAAGGTTCACAATCTCTTCGGCCTGGTCGGGGCCCATGTGGCCGGTTTTTTTGTCTATTTTTTCGGTATCGGCGCCCTGTGGATTCCCCTGGTTCTCTCTTTGCTCGGCCTGTGGTATCTTAAAGAAAAATCTTTAAAAGTGGTTTGGCTGACCCTTGGGGGCGGATTGATTTTAATGGTCGCAACAGGGGCAATATTTTATCTGTTTAAAGATGCCTATCATTTTTCAAATACCCTGATTCCTGCCGGCGGTATCCTGGGTCAAGGACTGACGGCATTTCTTTTAAAATACGCCAATATTACCGGGTGCGTGATCATTCTTTCCTTTTTTGTGGTCATCGGATTTACCCTGGCCACGGGTATTTCCATTAAAACCATTGGCCTTGTCCTGAGAAAACAAACAGTTTCCTTTGGCCAGACCATTTACCGGGACCTTATCGAGGGGTGGGAATATGCCAAAAAAAGGGCGGCCCGGTTTAAGGCGGCAAGGAAAGAGGCAAGACTTGAGCGGGCCGAAAAGATCGAAAAGATGGCTGCCCTGCCCAGGGAAATTGAGATTGAGCCTGAACCGGAATCTCATCCTCAGAAGATGCCGGTTGTGGTTGTACAACCCCCTGGGACCGAGTCCGAGAGCCTGGATCTGGATGCACTGTTTGCACCGAATATTGTGGAAGTTGAAACCGATGAAAAAGAATATACCCCAGACCCTCTGATTCAGGATATCCGGGAACAGCCGGATTTTATCCTGCCCAAGCTTTCGTTTCTGGACGAAAAACCCAAGATCAGGCGTCAGATTGACGCCCAGGGCCTTCAGGACAAGGCCAGGATACTTGAAGGCAAACTCAAAGATTTCAATGTCCGAGGCGAGGTGGCGGAAATTCTTCCAGGACCCGTGATCACCACCTTTGAATACAAGCCTGCACCCGGGATCAAGCTTTCCAAAATCGTGGGACTTTCCGATGATCTGGCCCTGGCCCTGTCAGCCATTTCCATCCGGATTGTTGCTCCCATCCCGGGCAGGGATGTGGTGGGCATTGAAATCCCCAATGAACAAAGAGAACAGGTCAACCTGAGGGAGATGGTTTCATCCAAAGAGTTTGTCCGGTCCTCCTCCCTTTTGACTTTGGGCCTGGGCAAGGATCTTCTGGGACAGCCCGTGGCCACCACCATGGACAAAATGCCCCATCTGCTCATTGCAGGGGCCACAGGCACGGGCAAGAGTGTGGGGCTCAATTCCATGATCATCAGTCTATTGTACAAAGCCACCCCTGATGAGGTCAAGCTGATCATGGTGGATCCTAAAAGGATCGAGCTTTCGGTGTACAATGATATTCCCCATCTCATCACCCCGGTGGTGACGGATATGAAAAAAGCCACCAATGCATTGTTCTGGGCGGTCAAAGAGATGGAGCGCCGGTATGAGCTTTTAGAACTTTCCGGGCTGAGAAATATTGTCCAGTACAATGAAATGGTCAAAGAGCAGGGAGATCTCGCCTCCGGTACCCAGGACGCTGAGGCCCAGCCCCTTGAAATCCTGTCCTATATTGTTGTTATCGTGGATGAGCTTGGGGATTTGATGATGGTGGCATCCAAGGATGTGGAGTATGCCTTGACCCGTCTGGCCCAGATGGCCAGGGCGGCAGGCATTCATTTGATTATTGCCACCCAGAGACCCTCTGCCGATGTGCTCACCGGCACCATCAAGGCCAATTTTCCCACACGGATCTCTTTCCAGGTCTCGTCAAAAATCGACGGCAGGATCATCATTGACCAGGGCGGGGCTGAAAGCCTTCTTGGCAATGGAGACATGCTCTTTTGTCCCCCGGGCACAGGCAAGCTGATGCGCATCCAGGGGGCCTATATTTCTGAAAAGGAAATCGGGCGGATCACAGGATTTTTAAAGGGCCAGCGTAAGCCTGACTACAACGAAGAGGTTGTTCAGGGCGAGACCTCAGATGATGAAAAAAGTTTTGACGACGCCGATTACGACGCCAAATATGATGAGGCTGTGGCCCTGGTCACCAAAGACCGCCAGGCGTCAATTTCCTATGTCCAGCGCAGATTGCGCATCGGTTATAACAGGGCGGCAAGGCTGATTGAGATAATGGAGCATGAAGGTATTGTCGGCCCCCAGATGGGGTCAAAACCCCGTGAAATTTTGGTGAAAAGCTATGACCATGAACAAAATTGA
- a CDS encoding class I SAM-dependent methyltransferase translates to MNKIDFQFLNTIKGFMDDQEVVRLFEISRQASAMGPLLEIGSYCGRSAAIIGQACKENKSILYSIDHHRGSEEQQPKEEYFDPDLYDKNTGGINTFPLFRQTLKQAGLEETVVPIVSTSAVAGRMWQTGLAMVFIDGGHSFEAAHTDFLTWSPHLMPGGFLVIHDIFFDPDKGGQPPRQVYEAAISTGRYEILEMTHTLGVLKQKNH, encoded by the coding sequence ATGAACAAAATTGATTTTCAATTTTTAAATACCATCAAAGGGTTTATGGATGACCAGGAGGTGGTTCGGCTGTTTGAAATTTCCAGGCAGGCTTCTGCCATGGGACCCTTGCTTGAAATCGGGTCCTATTGCGGACGGTCTGCTGCCATTATCGGCCAGGCCTGCAAGGAAAATAAAAGCATTTTGTATTCCATTGACCACCACAGGGGCTCGGAAGAGCAGCAGCCCAAAGAAGAATACTTTGACCCGGATCTTTATGACAAAAATACAGGGGGGATCAACACCTTTCCCTTGTTCCGCCAGACGTTGAAACAGGCAGGATTAGAGGAAACCGTGGTTCCCATTGTGTCGACGTCAGCGGTGGCAGGACGAATGTGGCAGACCGGTCTTGCCATGGTTTTTATTGACGGCGGTCATTCCTTTGAAGCTGCCCATACGGATTTTCTCACCTGGTCCCCCCATCTGATGCCGGGCGGGTTTCTGGTGATTCATGATATCTTTTTTGATCCTGACAAGGGCGGTCAGCCGCCCAGGCAGGTCTATGAAGCGGCCATATCCACAGGCCGGTACGAAATCCTTGAGATGACCCATACCCTGGGGGTACTCAAACAGAAAAACCATTGA
- a CDS encoding thioesterase family protein: MLDNLLDTIKHYYLEWLPFNKVLGISIDHLDYETGQALTSFPMKPELIGNSAAGILHGGVTASVIDLTGGLSALLSCVKGNEGASLDEIQAKLVASATIDMRVDYLRPGKGDSFECKSRLIRAGSRVVVSKIDLFNDTDIRIATGTATYMIG; this comes from the coding sequence ATGCTCGACAATCTTTTGGACACCATAAAACACTATTACCTTGAATGGCTGCCCTTTAACAAGGTCCTTGGAATCTCCATCGATCATCTGGACTATGAAACCGGGCAGGCCCTGACCTCTTTTCCCATGAAACCCGAACTGATCGGAAATTCTGCCGCAGGTATTCTCCACGGCGGGGTCACCGCTTCGGTGATTGATCTTACAGGGGGATTAAGCGCCTTGCTTTCCTGTGTTAAAGGTAATGAGGGCGCAAGCCTCGATGAAATCCAGGCAAAGCTTGTGGCCTCTGCCACCATTGATATGCGGGTGGATTATTTAAGGCCGGGAAAAGGGGATTCCTTTGAGTGCAAAAGCCGCCTTATCCGGGCAGGCTCCCGAGTTGTGGTATCCAAAATAGATCTGTTCAATGATACTGACATCAGGATTGCAACGGGCACGGCAACCTATATGATCGGGTGA
- a CDS encoding ChaN family lipoprotein produces the protein MRFFLIILILIPLVSACATAPKTIMRNDPLIGKIVNSSTQKLVDFTSLMAALEPYDVIYISEKHDNPMHHDIQHRIIQHLVDRGKSPTIGFEFFSVYDTPLLLNLGDAQKAGHQLKSDTALETKMRKNLGWANQSDRMWAYYWNLLSLAGENNLQATGLDISSAQKRRITRKGLAGLTRIEQKRLFSTKLDDPAYEAHMKSIFKAVHCGMNHGKMTERLYDTWTARNDQMALSIVELHESGRNRKPSGPVVVIMGNGHTEYGLGVIDRVRHLAPGISQVNLAMTEISRKPAVLDEYLDPLELKGFAPVPPADFLWFTQRVSYEDPCEKFKAALKKMKGLPPAKSQE, from the coding sequence ATGCGCTTTTTTTTGATCATACTCATTTTAATCCCACTGGTATCGGCCTGTGCCACCGCCCCAAAAACCATCATGCGCAATGATCCTTTGATCGGAAAAATTGTGAACAGCTCCACCCAAAAGTTGGTTGATTTCACAAGCCTGATGGCCGCCTTAGAGCCCTATGATGTGATCTATATCTCAGAAAAACACGACAACCCCATGCACCATGATATCCAGCACCGGATCATCCAGCACCTGGTGGATAGGGGGAAATCTCCTACCATTGGATTTGAATTTTTTTCAGTTTATGACACCCCTCTTCTTTTAAACCTTGGGGATGCACAAAAGGCAGGGCACCAGTTGAAATCAGACACGGCCCTTGAAACAAAAATGAGAAAAAACCTAGGATGGGCAAACCAGTCAGACCGAATGTGGGCCTATTATTGGAATCTTCTGTCCCTGGCAGGCGAAAACAATCTTCAGGCCACAGGACTGGATATCTCGTCTGCCCAGAAAAGACGGATTACCCGAAAGGGACTGGCAGGGCTGACCCGTATTGAACAAAAACGGTTGTTTTCCACAAAATTAGACGATCCTGCCTATGAGGCCCATATGAAATCCATATTCAAGGCGGTCCACTGCGGAATGAACCACGGTAAAATGACAGAGAGGCTCTATGACACCTGGACGGCAAGAAATGATCAAATGGCCCTGTCCATTGTCGAGCTCCACGAATCAGGCCGGAATAGAAAGCCCTCAGGTCCTGTGGTGGTCATCATGGGAAACGGCCATACCGAATACGGGCTTGGGGTAATCGACCGCGTCCGCCACCTGGCCCCTGGCATTTCCCAGGTCAACCTGGCCATGACGGAAATATCAAGAAAACCTGCCGTTCTTGACGAGTACCTGGACCCTCTGGAACTTAAAGGGTTTGCGCCCGTACCCCCTGCTGATTTTCTATGGTTTACCCAGCGGGTAAGCTACGAAGATCCCTGTGAAAAATTTAAGGCTGCCTTGAAAAAAATGAAAGGGCTGCCTCCGGCAAAATCCCAGGAATAA
- a CDS encoding class I SAM-dependent methyltransferase encodes MITMDFKRLNIGADDRVIDIGCGEGRHTIRACQEKGAVCTGGDFGFDNLVTTKGKLEFHQEINDLSCREWNLSCLDITALPFKSKSFDVVICSEVLEHIPDDAKAMQELARIVKPGKTLAVSVPRAWPEKICWQLSDEYFNANMGHVRIYKKDEIIERIKANGFKFKGYHFAHSIHSPYWWLKCLVGPNRTDSLPVNLYHRLLVWDLMKKPKITAWVDQLLNPVLGKSLVLYFQKN; translated from the coding sequence ATGATTACAATGGACTTTAAACGCCTGAACATTGGAGCTGATGACCGGGTGATTGATATCGGCTGCGGTGAGGGCCGCCACACCATCAGGGCCTGCCAGGAAAAAGGGGCGGTCTGCACGGGCGGGGACTTTGGATTTGACAATCTTGTCACCACAAAAGGCAAGCTTGAGTTTCACCAGGAAATTAATGATCTGTCCTGCCGGGAGTGGAACCTTTCCTGCCTGGACATCACAGCCCTTCCCTTTAAAAGTAAAAGCTTTGATGTGGTCATCTGTTCTGAAGTGTTAGAACACATCCCTGATGACGCCAAGGCCATGCAAGAACTTGCAAGAATTGTTAAGCCGGGTAAAACCCTGGCCGTGAGTGTGCCCAGGGCCTGGCCCGAAAAAATCTGCTGGCAGCTTTCAGACGAATATTTCAACGCCAATATGGGCCATGTGAGAATTTACAAAAAAGATGAGATTATCGAAAGAATAAAGGCTAACGGATTTAAATTTAAAGGGTATCATTTTGCCCATTCCATCCACTCGCCCTATTGGTGGCTCAAGTGCCTGGTCGGTCCCAATCGAACAGATTCCTTGCCCGTGAACCTTTATCACAGACTTCTGGTCTGGGATCTTATGAAAAAACCTAAAATCACCGCCTGGGTGGATCAATTGCTCAACCCGGTTCTGGGCAAAAGCCTGGTACTGTATTTTCAGAAAAATTAA
- a CDS encoding glycosyltransferase family 4 protein, whose translation MNTFLKTGLRIGLISYRSNPHCGGQGVYIRHLSHALSDLGHRVEVIAGPPDPQINNNVKLTMLPTLDLYNSEDPFRTPRVDELRDPVNLLEWLDISAMGYSEPMTFGMRVKRYMKGQRNHLDIIHDNQSLSFGLLSLAKEMPVTATIHHPMTVDRRLAVQSTRSFIKKIKALRWYSFISMQKRVARRLSAIITVSDSSKKDISREFKIPESRFRTIPIGIDMENFFPLDHIKKIPGRLIVTNSADTPLKGLYHLLYALKGVLKKRSVSLTVIGSPKKDGGIENLVKKLDLGAHIEFTGRIDHQRFVREYAKAQVAVVPSMYEGFGLPVGEAMACGIPVISTTGGALPEVAGDAAKLVPPGDAKALETAIVELLDDPNLRHNLAQRGYERVTSEFTWEKTAMRTAATYQEVIDDYNGL comes from the coding sequence ATGAACACTTTCCTTAAAACAGGCTTACGCATCGGATTGATCAGTTACCGAAGCAACCCCCACTGCGGTGGACAGGGTGTCTATATCCGCCACCTAAGCCATGCACTCTCAGACCTTGGACACAGGGTTGAAGTCATTGCAGGCCCACCCGACCCCCAGATCAACAACAATGTCAAGCTGACCATGCTTCCGACCCTGGACCTGTACAATTCCGAAGATCCGTTCAGAACCCCGAGGGTTGATGAACTTAGGGATCCTGTCAATCTTCTGGAATGGCTGGACATCTCGGCCATGGGATATTCAGAACCCATGACATTCGGCATGCGGGTGAAGCGGTATATGAAGGGTCAAAGAAACCATCTGGATATCATCCATGACAACCAGAGCCTCTCTTTTGGTCTGCTCTCCCTTGCCAAAGAGATGCCCGTCACCGCCACCATCCACCACCCCATGACCGTGGACCGGCGACTGGCGGTCCAGTCCACCCGATCCTTTATAAAAAAAATCAAGGCCCTAAGGTGGTACTCGTTTATCAGTATGCAAAAAAGGGTGGCCAGACGCCTTTCTGCCATTATCACAGTGTCAGACTCTTCCAAAAAAGATATCTCAAGGGAATTTAAGATCCCGGAATCCAGGTTCAGAACCATCCCCATCGGCATTGACATGGAAAATTTTTTCCCCCTGGACCATATTAAAAAAATTCCGGGCCGCCTCATTGTCACTAATAGTGCGGACACCCCCTTAAAGGGGCTGTACCACCTGCTGTATGCCTTAAAAGGGGTATTGAAAAAACGGAGCGTTTCCCTGACCGTGATCGGCAGTCCCAAAAAAGACGGGGGCATTGAAAACCTGGTTAAAAAACTCGACCTTGGCGCCCACATCGAATTTACCGGAAGAATAGACCACCAGCGGTTTGTCCGGGAATATGCCAAAGCCCAGGTGGCTGTGGTCCCGTCCATGTACGAAGGATTCGGCCTGCCCGTGGGAGAGGCCATGGCCTGCGGCATTCCTGTGATTTCCACCACAGGCGGGGCCCTTCCCGAAGTGGCAGGAGATGCGGCAAAGCTTGTACCGCCCGGAGATGCCAAGGCCCTGGAAACGGCCATTGTCGAACTGCTTGATGACCCAAATCTAAGACACAATCTTGCCCAGAGAGGCTATGAACGTGTGACCTCAGAATTCACCTGGGAAAAAACCGCCATGAGAACCGCTGCCACTTACCAGGAGGTAATTGATGATTACAATGGACTTTAA
- a CDS encoding bifunctional folylpolyglutamate synthase/dihydrofolate synthase — MAKTPYDQCLDKIYKLGRFGIKLELDTIQNILRFLNHPQKNFATVHVAGTNGKGSTASYIAAILTQAGFKTGLYTSPHLVRFNERISINGNQISDEEVVLAYEAVNAVDIGKRKATFFEFATAMAFYHFSKEQVDWAVIETGMGGRFDATNIVRPEVSVITNLSIEHTDYLGNTIQDLAREKGGIIKAKTPVVTAVTQPSGLRVIQKTADKNKAPLFQFKKDFSLRKTPREKSFTFQGIHQAFRQIIKPLPGDHQKENLSLALAACELIFKQNAKNDNRYDLSVDLVRQGLSNTRWPGRLEKISDKPLVILDGAHNLKAAQVLGKYLEKTLGSKTLTLVVGILDDKPFEKMLAHLLPLAHQVIITKAKIDRSLDPQVLASTVKKSFTDKVMIIEDVAEAVSHAISTCSDDDTVCIAGSLYVAGEAKRKFELDFIS, encoded by the coding sequence ATGGCCAAGACACCCTATGATCAATGTCTGGATAAAATCTACAAGCTGGGCCGTTTCGGCATCAAGCTTGAACTTGACACCATCCAGAACATCTTAAGATTCCTGAACCACCCCCAGAAAAATTTTGCAACCGTCCATGTGGCCGGTACCAACGGCAAAGGCTCCACCGCCTCTTATATTGCCGCCATTTTGACCCAGGCTGGCTTTAAGACAGGACTTTACACAAGTCCCCATCTAGTCCGGTTCAATGAACGGATCTCTATCAATGGGAACCAGATCTCAGATGAAGAGGTTGTCCTGGCCTATGAGGCAGTCAATGCCGTGGATATCGGCAAACGAAAGGCCACTTTTTTTGAATTTGCCACGGCCATGGCATTTTATCATTTTTCCAAGGAACAGGTGGACTGGGCCGTCATCGAAACCGGTATGGGCGGACGGTTTGACGCCACCAACATTGTCCGGCCCGAGGTGAGTGTAATTACCAATCTGTCCATTGAGCACACCGATTATCTGGGAAATACCATCCAGGATCTGGCAAGGGAAAAAGGCGGGATCATCAAGGCCAAAACCCCTGTGGTAACTGCTGTAACCCAGCCTTCGGGCCTTCGGGTCATCCAGAAAACCGCAGACAAGAATAAGGCGCCTCTGTTTCAGTTTAAAAAAGATTTTTCCCTCCGCAAGACCCCCAGGGAAAAATCTTTTACCTTCCAGGGCATCCATCAGGCGTTCAGACAAATTATAAAACCCCTGCCCGGAGACCACCAGAAGGAAAATCTCTCCCTGGCCCTGGCGGCCTGTGAGTTGATTTTTAAACAAAACGCCAAAAATGACAATCGATATGATCTGTCCGTGGATCTGGTAAGGCAGGGGCTTTCAAACACCCGATGGCCCGGCCGCCTTGAAAAAATATCAGACAAACCTCTGGTGATTCTGGACGGGGCCCATAATCTCAAGGCCGCCCAGGTTCTGGGCAAATATCTTGAAAAAACCCTAGGGTCCAAAACGCTGACCCTGGTGGTGGGTATTTTAGATGACAAACCCTTTGAAAAAATGCTGGCCCATCTGCTTCCCCTGGCCCACCAGGTAATCATTACCAAGGCAAAAATAGACAGAAGCCTTGACCCCCAGGTGCTGGCCTCGACCGTTAAAAAATCTTTCACAGACAAGGTGATGATTATCGAAGATGTGGCCGAGGCAGTATCCCATGCAATTTCAACATGTTCCGACGATGATACCGTCTGTATTGCCGGCTCCTTGTATGTGGCCGGAGAGGCAAAGAGAAAATTTGAACTGGATTTTATTTCATAA
- the rpsU gene encoding 30S ribosomal protein S21 has protein sequence MKEITVTVIDNDVEKALRILKKKIQNDGLFKRLKVKKHYEKPCQYRRRKMREAMRRQRIAASRTRRRRS, from the coding sequence TTGAAAGAAATTACGGTCACCGTTATTGATAACGACGTTGAAAAGGCCTTAAGAATTCTGAAGAAAAAGATCCAGAACGATGGACTCTTTAAACGTCTCAAGGTTAAAAAGCACTATGAAAAACCTTGTCAGTACAGAAGACGTAAGATGAGAGAAGCAATGAGAAGACAAAGAATTGCTGCCTCCAGAACTCGCAGAAGACGTAGCTAA